From Salvelinus sp. IW2-2015 linkage group LG18, ASM291031v2, whole genome shotgun sequence, a single genomic window includes:
- the LOC111977817 gene encoding ventral anterior homeobox 1-like, with translation MEVRYNQETEPGMGLKNGLKDGKDSKDSQANLSKTFLKDQQESFSPSGMVENCEKNRASTGDPDYCRRILVRDAKGSIREIILPKGLDLDRPKRTRTSFTAEQLYRLEMEFQRCQYVVGRERTELARQLNLSETQVKVWFQNRRTKQKKDQGKDSELRSVVSETAATCSVLRLLEQGRLLTPPGLPGLLQHCGNGTLSAALRGPSMGMASNGSSSSSSGASSGTAGGSPPLPIVTSSGTVAGLQSSPSAHGLFSFPMPSLLGSVATRMSSNPLSMAGNLQELSARYLSSSAFEPYSRTNGKESMDKNVFE, from the exons ATGGAGGTCAGATACAACCAGGAGACAGAACCGGGGATGGGGCTGAAGAATGGACTAAAGGATGGGAAAGACAGCAAGGATTCCCAGGCGAACCTTTCCAAAACCTTCCTAAAGGATCAGCAGGAGTCCTTCTCGCCATCTGGGATGGTGGAGAACTGTGAGAAGAACCGGGCGAGCACGGGGGACCCAGACTACTGCCGGAGAATACTTGTCAGAG ATGCCAAAGGGTCTATACGAGAAATCATTCTGCCAAAGGGACTGGATTTGGACCGTCCCAAACGAACCCGGACCTCTTTCACCGCAGAGCAACTCTATCGTCTGGAGATGGAGTTCCAGAGATGCCAGTATGTGGTTGGGAGGGAACGAACAGAACTGGCCCGCCAGCTAAATCTATCTGAAACTCAG GTTAAAGTTTGGTTCCAGAACCGACGCACAAAGCAGAAAAAGGACCAGGGCAAAGATTCAGAGCTGCGCTCGGTGGTGTCGGAGACGGCGGCCACCTGCAGTGTATTAAGACTCCTAGAGCAGGGCCGGCTCCTCACGCCGCCAGGTCTGCCGGGGCTCCTGCAGCACTGTGGCAACGGCACCTTGAGTGCCGCCCTGCGAGGGCCCTCCATGGGCATGGCCAGCAatggaagcagcagcagcagcagtggtgcCAGCTCAGGGACGGCCGGTGGCAGTCCCCCTCTGCCCATAGTGACCAGTTCAGGGACGGTAGCGGGCCTCCAGAGCTCCCCGTCAGCTCATGGACTGTTCAGCTTCCCCATGCCCTCTCTGCTGGGAAGCGTGGCCACCCGCATGTCCTCCAACCCGCTTTCTATGGCCGGGAACCTACAGGAACTGTCTGCCCGCTACCTGAGCTCTTCTGCTTTTGAACCTTATTCACGGACCAATGGCAAGGAGAGTATGGACAAAAACGTTTTCGAATGA